In the genome of bacterium, one region contains:
- the yihA gene encoding ribosome biogenesis GTP-binding protein YihA/YsxC, with the protein MKIVSATFVTSAVDPRGYPPADLPEIAFAGRSNVGKSSLLNALVNRKGLAKTSQTPGKTRLLNFFDVNGRVRFVDLPGFGYAKVPRPMRESWRPMVEGYLKGDRDLRAVVLLVDARRGPRAEEVELLEWLDEIGIPAIVALTKIDKLNRAERTRLVRTLRETWDVSAEDYVLTSASKREGLNELWRRIRAAIDVGHLDRGRAHA; encoded by the coding sequence ATGAAGATCGTATCGGCGACGTTCGTGACGAGCGCCGTCGATCCGCGGGGCTATCCGCCGGCGGACCTGCCCGAGATCGCGTTCGCCGGCCGGTCGAACGTCGGGAAATCGAGCCTGCTCAACGCGCTCGTCAACCGCAAGGGCCTCGCCAAGACCAGCCAGACACCCGGCAAGACGCGGCTCCTCAATTTTTTCGACGTCAACGGCCGGGTGCGTTTCGTGGATTTGCCCGGCTTCGGATACGCCAAGGTTCCGCGCCCGATGCGCGAATCCTGGCGGCCGATGGTCGAAGGCTATCTGAAAGGCGATCGCGACCTGCGCGCGGTGGTGCTGCTTGTCGACGCGCGGCGCGGCCCGCGGGCGGAGGAAGTCGAGCTTCTCGAATGGCTCGACGAGATCGGGATTCCCGCGATCGTCGCGCTGACGAAAATCGACAAGCTCAACCGCGCCGAACGCACGCGTCTTGTGCGCACGCTGCGCGAAACCTGGGACGTTTCGGCGGAGGACTACGTGCTCACCTCCGCCTCGAAACGCGAGGGGCTGAACGAGCTATGGAGACGCATCCGCGCGGCGATTGACGTGGGTCACCTTGACCGCGGTCGGGCTCACGCTTAG
- a CDS encoding threonylcarbamoyl-AMP synthase yields MAKARVIPIHPEHPQPRLVKQAADVLRGGGIVVHPTDTTYAMGVAVGNKHGVETMYRLKKKSLTRPLSFLCRDLSNIAEFAKLTDEAYRTMRRLLPGPYTFILDATKTAPRFTQTARKEIGIRIPNDAICMAIIEELGEPLVSTSAYIEGGDLLSDPEDIERVLGGYVDLIVDAGVIVPEPSTIISFVEGGPTLIRQGKGAFDLFDVGA; encoded by the coding sequence ATGGCCAAGGCGCGCGTAATTCCGATCCATCCCGAGCACCCGCAGCCGCGGCTCGTCAAGCAGGCGGCCGATGTCCTGCGCGGCGGCGGCATCGTCGTGCATCCCACGGACACGACGTACGCGATGGGCGTCGCCGTCGGCAACAAACACGGCGTCGAGACCATGTACCGCCTCAAGAAAAAGTCGCTGACGCGCCCGCTGTCGTTTCTTTGCCGCGACCTGTCGAACATCGCCGAGTTCGCGAAGCTCACGGACGAGGCGTATCGCACGATGCGCCGCCTTCTGCCCGGACCCTACACGTTCATCCTGGACGCGACCAAGACCGCGCCGCGCTTCACGCAGACCGCGCGCAAGGAGATCGGCATCCGCATCCCGAACGACGCCATCTGCATGGCGATCATCGAGGAGCTGGGCGAGCCGCTTGTCTCCACGAGCGCGTACATCGAAGGCGGCGATCTTCTCTCCGACCCGGAGGACATCGAACGCGTGCTCGGCGGGTACGTCGATCTGATCGTCGACGCGGGGGTCATCGTCCCCGAGCCGTCAACGATCATCAGCTTCGTGGAGGGCGGCCCGACGCTGATCCGACAGGGCAAGGGCGCGTTCGATCTGTTTGACGTCGGCGCGTAA
- the mdh gene encoding malate dehydrogenase has protein sequence MSRKKITIVGAGNVGASCMAWAAAAELGDIVLVDIVDGMPQGKALDLTEGGPILGFDANLIGANGYDMTANSDVVIITAGIARKPGMSRDDLLATNKKIVSDVTREIATRSPNSILIIVSNPLDAMCHVAQHVSGFPRERVVGMAGILDSSRFRSFIAMELGVSVEDVTAFVLGGHGDTMVPLTRYSAVGGIPVETLIPADQLAEVVQRTRDAGAEIVKLLKTGSAYYSPAAAAVQMAEAIIKDKKRVVPCAALLKGEYGYNDLFIGVPVLLGARGVEKVFEIELTDEEKLQLDKSADAVRELVKILDLN, from the coding sequence ATGTCGCGAAAGAAAATCACCATCGTCGGCGCGGGCAACGTGGGCGCGTCGTGCATGGCGTGGGCCGCGGCCGCGGAGCTTGGCGATATCGTGCTCGTGGACATCGTTGACGGCATGCCGCAAGGCAAGGCGCTCGACCTGACCGAGGGCGGCCCGATCCTGGGCTTTGACGCGAATCTCATCGGCGCGAACGGCTACGACATGACGGCCAATTCGGATGTCGTCATCATCACCGCGGGCATCGCGCGCAAGCCCGGCATGAGCCGCGACGACCTGCTTGCGACCAACAAGAAGATCGTCTCGGACGTCACGCGCGAGATCGCCACGCGCTCGCCGAACTCGATCCTCATCATCGTCAGCAATCCTCTCGACGCGATGTGCCATGTCGCGCAACACGTCTCGGGTTTCCCGCGCGAGCGCGTCGTCGGCATGGCGGGCATCCTGGATTCCTCGCGCTTCCGCTCGTTCATCGCGATGGAGCTCGGCGTGTCCGTCGAAGATGTGACGGCCTTTGTCCTCGGCGGTCACGGCGACACGATGGTGCCGCTCACGCGTTATTCCGCGGTCGGCGGCATCCCCGTCGAGACGCTGATCCCCGCGGACCAGCTCGCGGAGGTCGTGCAACGCACGCGCGACGCCGGCGCGGAGATCGTGAAATTGCTGAAGACCGGCAGCGCGTATTACTCCCCGGCGGCGGCCGCGGTGCAGATGGCCGAGGCGATCATCAAGGACAAGAAACGCGTCGTGCCGTGCGCCGCGCTCCTGAAAGGCGAATACGGATACAACGATCTGTTCATCGGCGTGCCGGTCCTGCTTGGCGCGAGGGGCGTCGAGAAGGTCTTCGAAATCGAACTGACCGACGAGGAAAAGCTCCAGCTCGACAAGAGCGCGGACGCGGTGCGTGAATTGGTGAAGATTCTGGATCTGAACTAG
- a CDS encoding SDR family oxidoreductase: MPTMFVTGANRGIGYALAREFAKRGYDVIATCRDPKAARGLNELARSPEAKVEVHPLDVTDHARVDELARELKDRAIDVLINNAGVMGPKKERLGAIDFAAFRDVLEVNTIAPLKIAEAFRTHVAASERKTVVSITSEMGSIAQNTYGSHYPYKTSKAALNMAMRTYAMDVKDAGIIAIVICPGWVQTDMGGANAALKPAESARTIANVIEQLTPENSGHFFSQSGKQVPW; the protein is encoded by the coding sequence ATGCCCACCATGTTCGTTACTGGCGCCAATCGCGGCATCGGGTACGCGCTTGCCCGCGAGTTCGCCAAGCGAGGGTACGATGTCATTGCCACCTGCCGCGATCCGAAGGCCGCGCGCGGGTTGAACGAGCTGGCGCGATCGCCGGAGGCGAAGGTCGAGGTTCATCCGCTCGATGTCACCGACCACGCGCGCGTGGACGAATTGGCGCGCGAGCTGAAGGACCGCGCGATTGACGTGCTCATCAACAACGCCGGCGTGATGGGGCCGAAAAAAGAGCGGCTCGGCGCGATCGACTTCGCGGCGTTCCGTGACGTGCTCGAGGTCAACACGATCGCGCCGCTCAAGATCGCCGAGGCCTTCCGAACGCACGTCGCCGCGAGCGAACGCAAGACGGTCGTGTCGATCACAAGCGAAATGGGGTCGATCGCGCAAAACACGTACGGATCGCACTACCCCTACAAGACGAGCAAGGCGGCGCTGAACATGGCGATGCGCACGTACGCGATGGACGTCAAGGACGCGGGCATCATCGCGATCGTCATCTGCCCCGGCTGGGTGCAGACCGACATGGGCGGCGCGAACGCGGCGCTAAAGCCGGCCGAAAGCGCGCGCACCATCGCGAACGTCATCGAGCAACTCACGCCCGAAAATTCGGGGCACTTTTTTTCGCAAAGCGGCAAGCAGGTGCCGTGGTGA
- a CDS encoding beta-propeller fold lactonase family protein, with product MRRFSLLRCVLYTSIFAVTPFLGACDFEDTDRPTTAPNPASIVTPQKTPGQRYLFASNRYMDRVYRINLDNLDDIKEVKTGKKPRDVDVSPDGNAVAVANEQGGSITVIDSASLAARTIHVGFYPRDVAFSPDGKWIAAANFNSSSVTLIEAGTLWQWKVLVGQGPASLAFDPSSRYLAVANYDSDDIEIVNLETKETLLSFLRTALHYTSEFLLGYPFFADDLTGLIDRPQIVSFGPARTPGERFLVIGNRESPFEEPGSTQQFSILAVHFPEDMTFEEFIDALEQEFDDALKGADDDDTGDDDDTGGDDDTGDDDDTGDDDGDAFQIAERPDLEIRQSIDHMFGQFVSSPINPRAFIWGRNGKTLYSLHYEADDLGQSMNALAAFRLDDDGVLRQEAAVAVGLNPVALAMTDDGEILATANKGESSVTLVRAGDWQQTTVGTEVRPYALAFNASGTRLIVVHETQLMPLSVIDVANGQSKVVIESISMHRWIE from the coding sequence ATGCGCCGTTTCTCTTTATTACGATGCGTCCTTTATACGTCGATATTTGCGGTCACGCCATTTCTGGGCGCATGCGATTTCGAAGACACAGACCGGCCCACGACCGCGCCGAACCCGGCGTCGATCGTCACGCCGCAAAAGACGCCGGGACAGCGTTACCTGTTCGCGTCGAACCGCTACATGGACCGCGTGTACCGGATCAATCTCGACAATCTGGACGACATCAAGGAGGTGAAGACCGGCAAGAAGCCGCGCGATGTCGATGTCAGCCCGGACGGCAATGCGGTCGCGGTCGCCAACGAGCAGGGCGGCTCGATCACGGTGATCGATTCCGCATCGCTCGCGGCACGAACGATCCACGTCGGGTTCTATCCGCGCGATGTCGCGTTTTCGCCGGACGGCAAGTGGATCGCCGCGGCGAACTTCAACAGCTCATCGGTCACGCTGATCGAGGCGGGGACGCTGTGGCAATGGAAGGTTCTCGTCGGGCAAGGGCCGGCCTCGCTCGCATTCGATCCCAGCTCGCGCTACCTCGCCGTGGCCAATTACGACAGCGACGACATCGAGATCGTCAATCTCGAGACGAAAGAAACGCTGCTCTCTTTCCTTCGCACGGCCTTGCATTACACGTCCGAATTTTTACTCGGGTATCCGTTTTTCGCGGACGACCTCACCGGCCTCATCGATCGCCCGCAGATCGTCAGCTTTGGGCCGGCGCGCACGCCGGGTGAGCGGTTTCTCGTCATCGGCAATCGGGAAAGTCCGTTCGAGGAACCGGGCAGCACGCAGCAGTTCTCGATCCTCGCCGTTCACTTTCCAGAAGACATGACGTTCGAGGAATTCATCGACGCGCTCGAGCAGGAGTTCGACGACGCCCTCAAGGGAGCGGATGACGACGACACCGGCGACGACGACGACACCGGCGGCGACGACGACACCGGCGATGACGACGACACCGGCGACGACGATGGTGACGCCTTCCAGATCGCGGAGCGTCCCGATCTGGAGATCCGTCAATCGATCGATCACATGTTCGGCCAGTTTGTGTCGTCGCCGATCAATCCGCGCGCGTTCATCTGGGGCCGCAACGGCAAGACCCTCTACTCGCTGCATTACGAGGCCGACGATCTCGGCCAGTCGATGAACGCGCTCGCCGCGTTTCGCCTGGACGACGACGGCGTGCTGCGTCAGGAGGCGGCGGTCGCGGTCGGCCTCAACCCCGTCGCCCTCGCCATGACCGACGACGGGGAGATCCTTGCTACCGCGAACAAGGGCGAAAGTTCCGTCACGCTCGTCCGCGCGGGTGATTGGCAACAGACGACCGTCGGCACGGAAGTGCGCCCCTACGCGCTGGCGTTCAACGCGAGCGGCACAAGGCTTATCGTCGTCCACGAAACGCAGCTCATGCCGCTTTCCGTCATCGACGTGGCGAACGGCCAGTCCAAAGTCGTCATCGAAAGTATCTCGATGCACCGATGGATCGAGTAG
- a CDS encoding integrin alpha codes for MATSPAWSDVGVRTYATFGESVSGAGDVNGDGYDDIIVGAGGGIFWPYAGGAYAYYSTPSGFAPNPDWSIESPRFFAFLGTDVSGAGDVNGDGYDDVIVGSVGFTNGQMGEGRVLLFLGSDQGIQSSPAMAYEGQKGYASLGGAVSQAGDVNGDGYDDVIVSAPDYKYGNAEMGLILVFHGSANFFQPPVAWFTQGEQAEASFGGSVARAGDVNGDGYDDVVVGARYFDNGDFEVGRAYLFLGSDNGLSTTPAWFFEGSFKNARFASTVDGAGDINGDGYDDVLVGAPGYKNLEPDEGAAYLFFGTVSGLESTPAWVLEGNEVGFAFGAYVSGAGDVNADGNDDVVIGSYHGGSLAKPYAFVFLGDGATLQNVPDWYADGSQAFGLGIPVADAGDTNADGAADIIIGAPYHSGKEQSSGFACLFYGVDPTATTTVPPSTTTSTTTSPTTSTTVPADDDTGDDDSTDDDASDDDALDDDAFDDDAMDYGENPDDASVDTGDPATLGDDGEDRCGGGA; via the coding sequence GTGGCAACGAGCCCGGCGTGGAGCGATGTCGGTGTCCGCACATACGCGACATTCGGCGAATCCGTGTCCGGTGCGGGCGACGTCAACGGCGATGGCTATGATGACATCATCGTCGGCGCCGGCGGCGGCATCTTTTGGCCGTATGCCGGCGGCGCGTACGCGTACTACTCGACGCCCAGCGGTTTCGCGCCGAATCCGGATTGGTCGATCGAGAGCCCTCGCTTTTTTGCCTTTCTGGGAACGGACGTTTCCGGAGCGGGTGATGTGAACGGCGACGGTTACGACGACGTGATCGTCGGCTCCGTGGGATTTACCAACGGCCAAATGGGGGAAGGTCGCGTCCTGCTCTTCCTCGGTTCTGATCAGGGAATTCAGTCGTCGCCTGCGATGGCATATGAGGGGCAGAAAGGGTACGCGTCGTTGGGCGGCGCCGTTTCGCAGGCTGGCGACGTAAATGGTGACGGATACGACGATGTCATCGTAAGCGCCCCGGATTACAAGTACGGCAATGCCGAGATGGGCCTCATTCTTGTGTTTCACGGAAGCGCCAACTTTTTTCAGCCCCCTGTCGCATGGTTTACACAAGGTGAACAGGCCGAAGCGAGCTTCGGAGGATCTGTTGCGCGAGCCGGCGACGTAAATGGCGACGGCTATGACGACGTCGTCGTCGGCGCGCGTTACTTCGACAACGGTGACTTCGAAGTGGGACGGGCGTATCTTTTTCTCGGCTCAGACAACGGTTTATCGACGACGCCGGCGTGGTTTTTCGAAGGCTCGTTTAAGAATGCGCGATTCGCGTCTACGGTTGACGGTGCCGGAGACATCAACGGCGACGGGTACGACGATGTCCTTGTAGGTGCCCCAGGATACAAAAATCTTGAGCCCGACGAGGGAGCCGCGTATTTGTTTTTCGGAACGGTATCCGGGCTGGAATCCACACCAGCGTGGGTGCTTGAAGGAAATGAAGTAGGGTTTGCGTTTGGAGCTTATGTTTCGGGCGCCGGTGATGTCAACGCTGATGGCAACGACGACGTTGTCATCGGGAGTTACCATGGGGGGTCGCTCGCCAAACCGTACGCTTTTGTTTTTCTGGGCGACGGCGCCACCCTCCAAAACGTCCCGGATTGGTACGCCGACGGGAGTCAGGCGTTCGGGCTTGGTATACCCGTCGCCGACGCTGGCGATACGAACGCGGATGGCGCGGCCGACATCATAATTGGAGCGCCGTACCATTCAGGAAAAGAACAGAGTTCTGGTTTCGCGTGCCTTTTTTATGGCGTCGATCCGACAGCCACGACGACCGTGCCGCCGTCCACGACGACGTCTACAACGACGTCGCCTACGACATCGACCACCGTGCCGGCGGATGACGACACCGGCGACGACGACTCCACCGATGACGACGCGTCCGACGATGACGCTTTAGACGACGACGCTTTTGACGATGACGCAATGGACTACGGCGAAAATCCGGACGACGCTTCAGTTGACACGGGCGATCCTGCCACCCTCGGCGACGATGGCGAAGATCGTTGCGGGGGCGGGGCATGA
- a CDS encoding DUF3604 domain-containing protein, producing the protein MPNHDRGFRWPAVAAALVALTAGCGNGDDLSAGNPVIPAADRAFIAARAGRQAPIVERVRSGRGEAAPPPDTLPILFGDLHVHSTYSMDAFFMSLPMMGGDKAHPVSDACDFARYCSDLDFFSINDHAENITLPLWRETRRAIRACNQYPDGEEPDVIAYLGWEWSHVAPSPNAHYGHKNVILRDLDDDKVPARPINAQSPDTARAMATKTPLSDVVRLLAADPANVPYLLDLVGLQTAVAETPVCASDVNTRKLPDDCMETATTPAELFRKLDEWQMESIVIPHGTTWGLYTPPGASIDKQLAPGMHDPDRQILFEVYSGHGNSEEHRPWRAVEFDGDGTPICPAATRDFEPCCRRAGEIIRSRCADPASAECQVNVDEAMRIFLSAGAGGIHTVPGATVADWKDCDQCRDCFNAAFSYRPGGAAQRALVLGGFDNEGEPGRFRFGFIASSDTHTARAGNGYKDIDRQEMTDAVGPTSARVANVVRRPRRERPYAMSLSDAEDELLSAISLPLWDFERSSSFFMTGGLVAVHGATRERDSIWEALKRREVYGTSGPKILLWFDHIAPGGERAPMGSIVESGTTPRFIVHAAGSFKQNPGCPERTLRALGAERTERVCRGECDFPSDERRLITRIEVIRIRPQVLPDEPIEDLIEDPWRVYECPPSPEGCSATFDDPEYATLGRETVYYVRAIEEPSPAINAAGVRCEYDESGACVKADPCYGDFRTPFDDNCAVMNEERAWSSPIYLLPRIR; encoded by the coding sequence GTGCCGAATCATGATCGTGGATTTCGATGGCCGGCGGTCGCCGCCGCGCTCGTGGCGTTGACCGCCGGTTGCGGGAACGGCGACGACCTGTCCGCCGGCAACCCGGTGATCCCGGCGGCAGATCGGGCCTTCATCGCCGCGCGCGCCGGGCGACAAGCCCCGATCGTCGAGCGCGTGCGGTCCGGGCGCGGCGAGGCCGCGCCGCCGCCCGACACGTTGCCGATCCTGTTCGGCGATCTCCACGTCCATTCCACCTATTCGATGGACGCGTTTTTCATGTCGCTGCCGATGATGGGAGGCGACAAGGCCCATCCGGTTTCCGACGCCTGCGATTTCGCGCGCTACTGCTCCGATCTCGATTTTTTCAGCATCAACGACCACGCGGAAAACATCACCCTGCCTTTGTGGCGTGAAACCCGGCGCGCGATCCGCGCGTGCAATCAATATCCGGACGGCGAGGAGCCGGATGTCATCGCCTATCTGGGATGGGAGTGGTCGCACGTCGCGCCGTCGCCGAACGCGCACTACGGGCACAAAAACGTGATCCTCCGCGACCTCGACGACGACAAGGTCCCCGCGCGCCCGATCAATGCGCAAAGCCCTGACACGGCGCGCGCCATGGCGACGAAAACGCCGCTTTCGGATGTCGTGCGCCTTCTTGCCGCTGATCCGGCCAACGTGCCGTACCTGCTCGATCTGGTGGGCCTGCAAACGGCGGTCGCGGAAACGCCCGTGTGCGCAAGCGACGTGAACACGCGCAAACTGCCGGACGATTGCATGGAGACGGCCACGACGCCCGCGGAGCTGTTCCGGAAACTCGACGAGTGGCAAATGGAATCGATCGTCATTCCGCACGGAACGACGTGGGGGCTCTACACGCCGCCCGGCGCCTCGATCGACAAACAACTCGCGCCCGGGATGCACGACCCGGATCGCCAGATTCTCTTTGAGGTCTATTCCGGCCACGGCAATTCCGAGGAGCACCGCCCCTGGCGCGCGGTGGAGTTCGACGGGGACGGTACGCCGATCTGTCCGGCGGCGACGCGGGACTTCGAGCCCTGTTGCCGTCGAGCCGGCGAGATCATTCGTTCGCGGTGCGCCGATCCCGCGTCCGCCGAATGCCAGGTGAACGTCGACGAGGCGATGCGCATTTTTCTTTCGGCCGGCGCGGGCGGCATTCATACGGTCCCCGGCGCGACGGTCGCGGACTGGAAAGATTGCGATCAGTGCCGCGATTGTTTCAACGCCGCGTTCAGCTATCGCCCCGGCGGCGCGGCGCAGCGCGCGCTTGTGCTCGGCGGGTTTGACAATGAAGGCGAACCCGGGCGCTTCCGTTTCGGCTTCATCGCATCCAGCGACACGCACACCGCGCGCGCCGGCAACGGCTACAAGGACATCGACCGCCAGGAGATGACCGACGCCGTCGGCCCGACGAGCGCGCGCGTCGCGAACGTGGTGCGCCGTCCGCGCAGGGAGCGGCCGTACGCCATGTCGCTTTCCGACGCCGAGGACGAACTGCTGTCCGCGATCTCGCTGCCGCTTTGGGACTTCGAGCGCTCGTCGAGCTTTTTCATGACGGGCGGGCTCGTCGCCGTGCATGGGGCTACGCGCGAACGCGATTCGATCTGGGAAGCCCTGAAGCGCCGCGAGGTCTACGGCACGAGCGGGCCGAAGATCCTGCTTTGGTTTGACCACATCGCGCCCGGCGGCGAGCGTGCGCCGATGGGATCGATCGTCGAATCGGGCACGACGCCGCGCTTCATTGTCCACGCGGCGGGATCGTTCAAGCAGAATCCCGGATGCCCCGAACGCACGCTGCGCGCACTTGGCGCCGAGCGCACCGAGCGCGTCTGCCGGGGTGAATGCGATTTTCCGTCGGACGAACGCCGCCTCATCACGCGCATCGAGGTGATTCGCATCCGTCCGCAAGTGTTGCCGGACGAGCCGATCGAGGATTTGATCGAGGACCCGTGGCGCGTGTACGAATGTCCCCCGTCGCCCGAAGGGTGTTCGGCGACGTTCGACGATCCGGAATACGCGACGCTCGGCCGCGAGACGGTGTACTACGTGCGCGCCATCGAGGAGCCGTCGCCCGCAATCAACGCGGCGGGGGTGCGTTGCGAGTATGACGAATCGGGCGCCTGCGTGAAAGCCGATCCCTGCTACGGCGACTTTCGCACACCCTTTGACGACAACTGCGCTGTCATGAACGAAGAGCGCGCGTGGAGCTCGCCGATTTATCTGCTGCCGCGCATCAGGTGA